A single genomic interval of Hoplias malabaricus isolate fHopMal1 chromosome 7, fHopMal1.hap1, whole genome shotgun sequence harbors:
- the dusp23a gene encoding dual specificity protein phosphatase 23a gives MSQNSARPENFSWVVPGKLAGLAQPSAPEHYRFLLQSGVQHLVTLCENKPPNYECCPQLILHHIPVVDFTPPSPAQTQSFISTVETASSRGEGVAVHCMHGHGRTGTMLACYLVKTRDISGLQAIKEIRKLRPGSIETRDQEQAVINFQKYLHETKVTRSQCLVP, from the exons ATGTCTCAGAACTCCGCTCGTCCTGAGAACTTCTCCTGGGTGGTCCCCGGGAAACTGGCGGGTCTGGCTCAGCCCTCGGCTCCGGAGCACTATCGGTTCCTGCTGCAGAGCGGAGTGCAGCACCTGGTCACTCTGTGTGAGAACAAACCCCCGAACTACGAGTGCTGTCCCCAGCTGATCCTCCACCACATACCCGTGGTGGACTTCACCCCGCCCAGCCCCGCGCAGACCCAGAGCTTCATCAGCACAGTGGAGACGGCCAGCTCCAGAGGAGAG GGAGTGGCAGTGCACTGTATGCATGGCCATGGCCGGACAGGGACGATGTTGGCCTGTTATCTGGTGAAGACGAGGGATATTTCTGGATTGCAGGCAATAAAAGAGATCCGCAAACTTCGCCCAGGCTCCATAGAGACAAGGGACCAAGAGCAAGCAGTAATAAACTTTCAAAAATACCTCCATGAAACTAAAG